One window of the Pyrus communis chromosome 17, drPyrComm1.1, whole genome shotgun sequence genome contains the following:
- the LOC137723486 gene encoding acyltransferase GLAUCE has translation MGISQLRGDEDREHEGNPPHSLLQDLKVTVHHSSLVFPSQQTQKRTMFLSNIDQVLNFDVHSVHFFGAHKDFPDGQIAAEKLRDSLAKILVPYDFLAGRLKVNPNTGRLEIECNGAGAGFVVASSEYALDEIGDLVYPNSAFAQLVCSAMDHDQLLKLTAGAVGDDHDGLRQPLFILQVTTFKCGGFAMGISNNHATFDGISFRLFLDNLAALAANKPLAVIPYNDRQILAARSPPRVTFIHPELQELENISTLERKQEDELEVGGHDTHPTVFEATQEELDFKIFRLTASDIAHLKEKAKSIASSTKERVKITSFSVVTALIWRCKALSSSTYVDDHGESRESRILYAVDIRQRLNPPLPQGYTGNGVLTAYASAGCRELEEGPFSRAVEMVSEGAARMTDEYARSVIDWGELRKGFPNGEVLVSSWWRLGFADVEYPWGKPRYSCPVVYHRKDIILFFPEQDVPDNGTNGTGVNILVALPHREMQKFQALFQKFLLG, from the exons ATGGGAATTAGCCAGCTCCGTGGAGATGAAGATCGTGAGCATGAAGGAAACCCTCCTCACAGTCTCCTCCAAGACCTCAAGGTCACTGTCCACCACTCATCTCTTGTATTCCCATCCCAACAGACACAGAAAAGAACCATGTTCCTATCCAACATAGACCAAGTTCTTAATTTCGACGTCCACTCTGTGCATTTCTTCGGTGCCCACAAAGATTTTCCTGATGGCCAAATTGCAGCTGAGAAACTCAGAGACAGCCTCGCCAAGATATTGGTGCCTTATGATTTCTTGGCGGGAAGATTGAAAGTGAACCCCAACACGGGTCGCTTAGAGATCGAGTGCAATGGTGCCGGAGCAGGATTTGTGGTTGCTTCTAGTGAGTATGCTTTAGATGAGATTGGAGACTTGGTTTATCCTAATTCAGCCTTTGCACAACTAGTTTGCAGCGCTATGGATCATGATCAACTACTGAAACTTACTGCTGGTGCTGTTGGTGATGATCATGATGGTCTTCGTCAGCCACTTTTCATTCTGCAG GTGACAACATTTAAGTGTGGTGGATTCGCGATGGGCATATCAAACAACCATGCAACATTTGACGGTATAAGCTTCAGACTGTTCTTGGACAATCTGGCTGCCCTGGCTGCTAACAAGCCCTTGGCAGTGATCCCTTACAATGACCGTCAGATCTTAGCTGCTCGATCACCACCACGTGTCACCTTCATCCACCCCGAGTTACAAGAGCTCGAGAATATCTCCACCCTGGAGCGCAAGCAAGAGGATGAGCTTGAGGTTGGCGGCCATGACACACACCCTACAGTGTTTGAAGCCACCCAAGAAGAGCTTGACTTCAAGATCTTCCGGCTGACTGCCAGCGACATTGCTCACCTCAAGGAGAAGGCAAAATCCATCGCTAGTAGTACAAAAGAACGTGTAAAGATTACTAGCTTTAGCGTGGTGACCGCCCTGATATGGCGGTGCAAGGCATTGTCATCTTCAACATATGTTGATGATCATGGTGAAAGTAGAGAGTCGAGGATTCTTTATGCGGTGGACATAAGGCAGAGGCTGAACCCGCCGCTACCCCAGGGCTACACTGGGAATGGAGTGCTGACTGCCTACGCTTCTGCTGGGTGCAGGGAACTGGAAGAAGGGCCGTTCTCAAGAGCGGTGGAGATGGTGTCTGAGGGGGCAGCAAGGATGACAGATGAGTATGCGAGGTCCGTCATCGACTGGGGAGAGTTACGCAAAGGCTTTCCTAACGGGGAGGTGTTGGTGTCATCCTGGTGGAGATTGGGGTTTGCTGACGTGGAATATCCATGGGGGAAGCCCAGGTACAGTTGTCCCGTCGTATATCACAGGAAGGATATCATCTTGTTCTTTCCTGAACAAGATGTGCCTGATAATGGAACAAATGGTACTGGGGTTAATATTTTGGTGGCACTTCCTCATCGGGAGATGCAAAAGTTCCAAGCCCTCTTCCAGAAGTTCTTATTGGGCTAa
- the LOC137723488 gene encoding protein HEADING DATE 3A — MPRDRDPLVVGRVVGDVLDPFTRSVSLRVTYGNKEVNNGCELKPSQVVQQPRVDTGGDDLRTFYTLVMVDPDAPSPSDPNLKEYLHWLVTDIPATTAASFGQEIVCYESPRPTVGIHRFVFVLFRQLGRQTVYAPGWRQNFNTKDFAELYNLGLPVAAVYFNCQRESGSGGRRR; from the exons atgccTCGGGACAGGGACCCCCTTGTTGTTGGACGAGTGGTAGGTGATGTTTTAGACCCCTTCACAAGGTCCGTTTCTCTGAGGGTGACCTACGGCAATAAGGAGGTTAACAATGGTTGTGAGCTCAAACCTTCTCAAGTTGTCCAGCAACCTAGAGTTGATACTGGTGGTGACGATCTCAGGACTTTCTACACTCTG GTCATGGTGGATCCTGATGCACCCAGCCCAAGTGATCCCAACCTAAAGGAATATTTGCATTG GTTGGTTACGGATATTCCAGCAACAACCGCGGCAAGCTTCG GGCAAGAGATCGTGTGTTACGAAAGTCCACGGCCAACAGTTGGGATTCATCGCTTTGTTTTTGTGCTGTTTCGCCAATTGGGTAGGCAAACAGTGTATGCTCCTGGATGGCGCCAAAACTTCAATACCAAAGACTTCGCCGAGCTTTATAATCTTGGATTACCGGTGGCTGCCGTCTATTTTAACTGCCAAAGGGAGAGCGGCTCCGGTGGGAGGAGAAGATAA